The sequence ATCACCCGCCGCCGGCATGATCCCGGCTTTGAGACGGACGGTTCCATTCAGTACGGCAGTTACGGCTCATTGCGCGGCGTTGTGCGCCACGGCGGCAAGATAGAAAATTTTGATTATTACGCCGCTTATGACCACAAACAGACCGCCGGTTACCGGCCCAACGGGCAATATGGCGCCGATTTCGGCTCGCTGCGCCTGGGGCAGGATTTGAGCGATGTCTGGCGGCTGGAAGCGGCCGGGCAGTATTTCGCGGACCTCGGGCACGACCCCGGGCCGGAGAATGCCCCGTATGTCAATAACGACACCCGGCAATACAAACGCGGTTCCTGGGACGCCAGTCTCTCCGGCAAATGGGACGATTCGCGTTTTTCCGTCATGGCTTATCAAACTTTCGGCAATCATAATTTCAACATGCCGAGCATTGATGATTACTGGCATTCCAGGGACTACACGCTCGGCGCCAAGACGGAATATTCAAGGACAATTTTTGAGGGCGATGAATTGAAATGCGTGCCCACGGTCGGTTACGAATACCAGTATTTGTGGGCGCGGCCGCAGGACGACTGGGTGGAATGGGCCCGGAAAAACATGCCGGCCAAATATATGAATTTCGGCAGTTGTGTTCAGCAGAACAACGATCTCTATGCCTTCAATGAGATGACCTGGGGGCGCTGGGTGAACACGCTCGGTGTGCGCGGTCATATTGACAACGTTGACCGCAGCGTTGAGCCGCTGCCGCACATCGGCTTGCTGCGGCACCTGACCGAATCAACCACGCTCCGCGCCAAGGCTGCCCGCGGGTTCCGCCAGCCGCGTTTCAGCGAATTGTATCTTTACCCGGCCCACAATGAAACCCTGAAGCCGGAGGATATCTGGGGCTATGACGTCGGTTTGATCCAGACGGTCGGCTCCGTTCTCAGCGTGGAAGTCACGCCGTTTTGCCAGCAGGTGCACAACATGATCCAGATCGTTCCGAACCCGACCCCGCCGCCCCAGAGCATTAATCAAAATTCAGGCTCCTTTGACATGCAAGGCGTGGAACTGGCCCTGGAAGCGCGGCCGGTCAAATCCGGGCGTCTGAACCTTTCCTATACTTATACCGATATTGACGACGCCAAGACCGGCAATCCGTACGCAAACCGCCAGGGTATTCCGGAGCATGAAGTCAGTTTCCTGGCCGAATACACCGTAAAAAAGCTTCGTCTTTCGGCCGAAGTGCAGTATATTGCCGGTTTATATGACAGCGACATTCTTTCAGGCGGCGCTATCGCGAAAGTGGCCGATTATTACGTTGTCAATGTCAAGGCGGCTTATCCCGTCGTTAAATACATGGAAATATTCGCCGGCCTTGACAATTTATTTGATAAAACTTACGAACAGGTTCCCGGTTATCCGCTGCCGGGCATTACGGGTTATGCGGGCCTGCGTATGCGCATATAGGCGGCCGGACCGCTGGCCAAAACTTGTCTAGGCGAAGCCCCTCCGGCGGAGCTTGGGTAGCCGGCCGGCGAATCGTTGTCAATGTTTTCCGCCAGGCGGACAAACTTTTTCGCGAAAGCATGTCATGTTGCAACGGAAGATCATATTTCTCATTTGGGCGGTTGTTTTTCTGGCGGCGCCTGCGGCCAGGGGGCAAACCAATGCGCCGTCTCCTGTTATCGTCTGCACCACCACGCATTTGAGCGCGCTGGTGGAAGCGCTGGCCGGCGGCACGCTGCGGCCGGAAACAATCGTGCCGTGGGGTATGTGCCCGGGACATTTTGAGCTGAAGCGCAGTGATATAGAAAAAATCAGGCGGGCCGACCTTGTTCTCCGGCATGGTTACGAGCAGTTTCTTTCCGCCTTTGAAAATGATAAATCTTATGCGCCCATAACCGCCGTTGCCGTGCCCGGCAACTGGATGGTTCCCGCCGTCCAGAAAAAGGCGGCGGAACAGACGGCAAAAATTCTGGCGGAAAGATTCCCGCGGAACGCGGAAATTATCCGTGCCGGGCTGGCGGCTCATTGCGGGCGTATTGATTCCCTTGAAAAGGAACTGCGCCCGTTTCTGGAAAAAACGCGCAACGTGCCGGTGGTCTGTTCCGCCATGAGCGCGGATTACGCGGGGTGGGCCGGGCTGATGGTGGCGGCCGAATATAAACGTGACGAGGATTTGTCGTTGCGCAATCTGCAGGAGGTTATCCAAAAGGCGCGGGATGCGCGCGCGCGGCTGGTAATTGACAACCGCCAGAGCAGCGGCAAGACGGGGCAGACGCTGGCGCGCGAGCTTGATCTGCCGCTGGCCGTCATCAGTAATTTTCCCGAGCCGGACTCTTCCGGCCGGGCCAGCTATGCGGTTTCCCTGAGAAGCAATGTCATGGCGGTGTGCGATTGCGCTTGTCCTGAACCGTGACGCGCGAACCGGCTTTGGCCGGCCGTCGCCGGCAAAATTTCATTGCAGAGACGGATTGGTGATGAAGCACTCTCTGAATATTTCCAATCTCTCCGTTCATTTGGAAGGACGGAGCATATTGCGGAAAATTTCTCTGGATATTGCCGCCGGAGAATTCGCGGTTGTCCTGGGCGACAACGGCGCGGGCAAGACCACATTGTTGCGCGCCATACTCGGTCTTACCCCAAAAACGTCCGGAATTATTATTCTTTTCGGACGACAGATTTCCTGGCGAAACCGGCGCGCTTTGCAGCGGCGGATCGGCTATGTGCCCCAGTGGCTGCCCTTTGACGAAACGATGCCGGTCAGCGCGCGCGAGGTGATTGCCATCGGCCGCTGCGCGCGCATCGGCGTGGGCCGCCGGCTTGGGGCCGGGGATAGGGGCATCGTGGAAGAGGCGGCTGAAATGGCCGGGGTGGGGCGGCTTCTGGACCGGCCCGTCGGCCAGCTTTCCGGCGGCGAACGGCAGAAAGTGCAGATTGCGCGCGCCATTTGTCAGGAGCCGGAGCTGCTTTTGCTGGACGAATTTTCAGCCCACCTTTCGGAATCGGCCGGGCGGGATTGCCTGCAATTGCTCGGTAAGTTGCACCGTCAAAACCGTTTTACGATCCTGATGGTCACGCATGATATCGCCGGAATTCCCGCCGAATGC comes from Kiritimatiellia bacterium and encodes:
- a CDS encoding zinc ABC transporter substrate-binding protein → MLQRKIIFLIWAVVFLAAPAARGQTNAPSPVIVCTTTHLSALVEALAGGTLRPETIVPWGMCPGHFELKRSDIEKIRRADLVLRHGYEQFLSAFENDKSYAPITAVAVPGNWMVPAVQKKAAEQTAKILAERFPRNAEIIRAGLAAHCGRIDSLEKELRPFLEKTRNVPVVCSAMSADYAGWAGLMVAAEYKRDEDLSLRNLQEVIQKARDARARLVIDNRQSSGKTGQTLARELDLPLAVISNFPEPDSSGRASYAVSLRSNVMAVCDCACPEP
- a CDS encoding ATP-binding cassette domain-containing protein, giving the protein MRKISLDIAAGEFAVVLGDNGAGKTTLLRAILGLTPKTSGIIILFGRQISWRNRRALQRRIGYVPQWLPFDETMPVSAREVIAIGRCARIGVGRRLGAGDRGIVEEAAEMAGVGRLLDRPVGQLSGGERQKVQIARAICQEPELLLLDEFSAHLSESAGRDCLQLLGKLHRQNRFTILMVTHDIAGIPAECRRAIVLAGGTKQFDGSLGDWRGNHD
- a CDS encoding TonB-dependent receptor; this encodes MKKHCFAGGNFVCTVLLGALALAGCPPAGRAQSNAFPVQSAGPDTNTYLRVDEIVVLGTRLQNKIKNITSAVSVIDREKIDVLNADYVMDAICAEPSVYVRRDNIYGRQDTSIRGLGSNMRRIQTLIDGRPEKMSLFGCTVSQTLPLANVERIEVLRGPESVLYGTDAMGGVINIITRRRHDPGFETDGSIQYGSYGSLRGVVRHGGKIENFDYYAAYDHKQTAGYRPNGQYGADFGSLRLGQDLSDVWRLEAAGQYFADLGHDPGPENAPYVNNDTRQYKRGSWDASLSGKWDDSRFSVMAYQTFGNHNFNMPSIDDYWHSRDYTLGAKTEYSRTIFEGDELKCVPTVGYEYQYLWARPQDDWVEWARKNMPAKYMNFGSCVQQNNDLYAFNEMTWGRWVNTLGVRGHIDNVDRSVEPLPHIGLLRHLTESTTLRAKAARGFRQPRFSELYLYPAHNETLKPEDIWGYDVGLIQTVGSVLSVEVTPFCQQVHNMIQIVPNPTPPPQSINQNSGSFDMQGVELALEARPVKSGRLNLSYTYTDIDDAKTGNPYANRQGIPEHEVSFLAEYTVKKLRLSAEVQYIAGLYDSDILSGGAIAKVADYYVVNVKAAYPVVKYMEIFAGLDNLFDKTYEQVPGYPLPGITGYAGLRMRI